A genomic window from Thermocladium sp. ECH_B includes:
- the tfb gene encoding transcription initiation factor IIB (stabilizes TBP binding to an archaeal box-A promoter; responsible for recruiting RNA polymerase II to the pre-initiation complex): MNSNSQDSGSGNEGSGKTLDKFKMLRNGNEMEFVKESGEKLVCPSCGSTTFIYDFENGQIVCAKCGYVLEEHILDLGPEWRAFTPEERDSRARTGGPVSRLTSEALTTTINWTTKDYSGRELDIKRKLEVLRFRKWQQRVRIQTSYERNLVQAENELKRVSFQLGIPKACEEEVMTIYKDVLEKGLVRGRSVEAIISACLYMACRKIGTPRSLDEISQFTRASRKEVARCFRLIARELGVRLPLSDPKQYVPKIVEQLRLGGEIQREALKILDEAKKKGLTAGKDPAGLAAAAVYIASLLKGEVRTQKEVAQAAQVTEVTVRNRYKELAKELSIKIPIK, translated from the coding sequence ATGAACTCAAACTCCCAAGATTCGGGTTCGGGAAACGAGGGATCCGGGAAAACCCTTGATAAGTTCAAGATGCTACGCAACGGCAACGAAATGGAATTCGTCAAGGAGAGCGGAGAGAAGTTAGTATGCCCCAGCTGTGGCTCCACTACATTCATATATGACTTTGAGAATGGCCAAATAGTCTGCGCCAAGTGCGGTTATGTGCTGGAGGAGCATATTCTAGATCTTGGACCAGAGTGGAGGGCATTCACGCCTGAGGAGAGGGACTCAAGGGCTAGAACAGGTGGTCCAGTCAGTAGATTAACTAGCGAGGCATTAACCACAACCATAAATTGGACCACGAAGGACTATAGTGGTCGGGAGCTTGATATAAAGAGGAAACTAGAGGTTCTCAGGTTCAGGAAGTGGCAGCAAAGGGTCAGAATACAGACAAGCTATGAGAGGAACCTAGTGCAGGCAGAGAATGAGTTGAAGAGGGTCTCGTTCCAGTTAGGCATACCGAAGGCCTGCGAGGAGGAGGTAATGACTATATATAAGGACGTGCTAGAGAAGGGACTAGTTAGGGGGCGAAGCGTTGAGGCAATAATCTCGGCGTGCCTATACATGGCATGCAGGAAAATAGGGACCCCGAGAAGTCTTGACGAGATATCCCAATTCACGAGGGCATCAAGAAAGGAGGTGGCCAGGTGCTTCAGGTTAATAGCTAGGGAGCTTGGAGTGAGGCTTCCCCTCAGCGACCCGAAGCAATACGTGCCTAAGATAGTGGAGCAATTACGGCTCGGCGGCGAAATACAGAGAGAGGCCCTCAAGATACTTGATGAGGCCAAGAAGAAGGGNTTAACGGCTGGGAAAGACCCCGCTGGATTGGCTGCTGCAGCCGTATACATAGCATCGCTACTCAAGGGCGAGGTCAGGACGCAGAAGGAGGTTGCCCAGGCGGCTCAAGTAACCGAGGTTACGGTTAGGAATAGGTATAAGGAATTAGCT